A window from Petrotoga sp. 9PW.55.5.1 encodes these proteins:
- the ablA gene encoding lysine 2,3-aminomutase, producing MPRNFKDIPLWKNVTNEEWNDWHWQLKNRITTVEELDQVVNLTDEEKEGIKNTLKTMRMAITPYYASLMDPNNPRCPIRRQAIPTSKELKQGEWDQLDPLHEDSDSPAPGLTHRYPDRVLFLITDMCSMYCRHCTRRRYAGHYDTHRKKGEIEAALQYIRDTPQVRDVLLSGGDALMVGIPVLEYILKELKNIPHVEVVRIGTRIPVVFPQLITNELIDVLKKYHPLWINTQFNHPKEITPESAQACSKLADAGIPLGNQSVLLRGVNDSKYIIMDLVHELVKLRVRPYYLYQCDLSEGIEHFRTSVSKGIEIMESLIGHTSGFAVPAFVVDAPGGGGKIRIMPNYLISQNKDTIILRNYEGVITAYHEPKDTSTDVDDAIYREKYNWYGVARLFEDKEKLSLEPDLLERHERVKLRKKYDDIGGQNEIRRDKNQPNV from the coding sequence ATACCTAGAAATTTTAAAGATATTCCTCTGTGGAAAAATGTAACAAATGAGGAATGGAATGATTGGCATTGGCAATTAAAAAACAGAATCACTACAGTAGAAGAATTAGACCAGGTGGTTAATTTAACCGATGAAGAAAAAGAAGGAATTAAAAATACTTTAAAAACGATGAGGATGGCTATTACACCTTATTATGCTTCTTTAATGGATCCAAACAATCCAAGATGTCCTATAAGAAGGCAAGCTATTCCAACATCGAAAGAATTGAAACAAGGCGAATGGGATCAATTAGATCCCTTACATGAAGATTCTGATTCTCCTGCTCCCGGACTTACACATCGATATCCAGATCGGGTTCTTTTTCTAATAACTGATATGTGTTCCATGTACTGCAGACACTGTACCAGAAGAAGATACGCTGGCCATTATGACACTCATAGAAAAAAAGGAGAAATTGAAGCAGCACTTCAGTATATAAGAGATACCCCACAAGTTAGAGATGTACTTTTATCAGGTGGAGATGCGTTAATGGTTGGAATCCCAGTTTTAGAATATATATTAAAAGAGTTAAAAAATATTCCACACGTAGAAGTGGTAAGAATAGGGACAAGGATACCTGTTGTTTTCCCACAATTGATCACCAATGAACTAATTGATGTATTGAAAAAGTATCATCCTTTATGGATTAATACCCAATTCAATCATCCAAAGGAAATAACTCCTGAATCTGCCCAGGCATGTAGTAAACTGGCCGATGCTGGAATTCCGCTTGGAAACCAATCTGTCTTACTCAGAGGAGTGAACGACAGCAAGTATATAATAATGGATTTAGTACATGAATTAGTGAAGTTAAGAGTCAGGCCATACTATTTATATCAATGTGATTTATCTGAAGGCATTGAACATTTTAGGACATCTGTATCAAAAGGCATAGAGATAATGGAATCGCTTATTGGACATACTTCTGGTTTTGCTGTTCCTGCGTTCGTAGTTGATGCACCGGGTGGGGGTGGAAAAATTAGGATAATGCCAAATTATTTGATCTCTCAAAACAAAGACACTATAATTTTGAGAAATTATGAAGGGGTAATTACCGCTTATCATGAACCAAAAGATACTTCAACAGATGTAGATGACGCTATTTATAGAGAAAAATATAATTGGTATGGAGTTGCTAGATTATTTGAAGACAAGGAAAAACTAAGTCTAGAACCAGATCTTCTTGAAAGACACGAGCGAGTAAAGTTAAGAAAGAAATACGATGATATAGGAGGACAGAATGAAATACGAAGAGATAAAAATCAACCAAACGTATGA
- a CDS encoding MaoC family dehydratase: MKYEEIKINQTYETQKIITGQMVETFAEITGDKNPLHLDEEFASKTIFKKRIAHGILSLGIISSVLGMEFPGPGTIYMKQETKFLKPIYIDEKITIKITVKEKIPDKSRLILVTQIIKEDGSLGIDGEALVMFKN, encoded by the coding sequence ATGAAATACGAAGAGATAAAAATCAACCAAACGTATGAAACACAAAAAATTATAACAGGCCAGATGGTCGAAACTTTCGCAGAAATAACCGGTGATAAAAATCCACTTCATTTAGATGAAGAATTCGCTTCAAAAACTATTTTTAAGAAAAGAATAGCTCACGGTATATTGAGTTTAGGTATAATTTCCTCAGTTCTTGGTATGGAATTTCCCGGTCCAGGAACCATCTATATGAAGCAAGAAACTAAATTTTTAAAACCTATCTATATAGATGAAAAAATCACAATAAAAATAACTGTGAAAGAAAAGATACCAGATAAATCTCGCTTGATATTAGTTACACAGATAATAAAAGAAGATGGTTCTTTAGGTATTGATGGAGAAGCTTTAGTAATGTTCAAGAATTAA